One Phoenix dactylifera cultivar Barhee BC4 chromosome 14, palm_55x_up_171113_PBpolish2nd_filt_p, whole genome shotgun sequence DNA window includes the following coding sequences:
- the LOC103714745 gene encoding protein THYLAKOID ASSEMBLY 8-like, chloroplastic isoform X2, with amino-acid sequence MGSLGLRFPSPSLRIFSPKKPKAPLSGIIRCGLRGGPRKPLWRGRVLSTEAIHAVHALKLAKSSPKPKPSSSPNTKPNNRMEEVFRDKLGRLLKADQIAVLAELRRQNEWEMALQVFAFIRKEVWYKPDLSLYSDMIFMVGKNKLIEIAEQLFSELKKEGLQPDTRTYTEMIGAFLQVGMVEKAMDMYKLMKESGCNPDKLTLTILIRNLEKAGEKDLASAVRKECAEYMDFPEKFLEEVDKKFPKRRSLELV; translated from the exons ATGGGTTCCCTCGGGCTCCGcttcccctctccatctctccgaaTTTTTTCTCCTAAAAAGCCGAAGGCGCCGCTTTCTGGGATAATCCGATGCGGGCTGAGAGGCGGGCCGAGGAAGCCGCTGTGGCGGGGGCGGGTGCTGTCCACGGAGGCCATCCACGCCGTCCATGCCCTCAAGCTCGCCAAATCCTCGCCAAAACCCAAACCCTCCTCCTCGCCCAATACCAAACCTAATAATAGAATGGAGGAGGTCTTCCGCGATAAGCTCGGCCGGCTCCTGAAGGCGGACCAAATCGCCGTGCTCGCCGAGCTCCGCCGCCAGAACGAATGGGAGATGGCCCTCCAG GTGTTTGCATTTATTCGAAAGGAGGTGTGGTATAAACCAGATCTATCTCTCTACAGTGATATGATTTTCATGGTGGGAAAGAACAAGCTGATTGAAATTGCTGAGCAGCTTTTTTCTGAATTAAAGAAAGAGGGCTTGCAACCTGATACCAGGACCTATACTGAAATGATAGGAGCCTTTCTGCAAGTTGGTATGGTGGAGAAGGCAATGGATATGTACAAGTTGATGAAGGAGTCAGGCTGCAATCCAGATAAGTTGACCTTAACCATTTTAATCAGGAATCTTGAAAAAGCTGGAGAGAAAGATCTTGCCTCTGCTGTAAGGAAGGAATGTGCGGAGTATATGGACTTCCCGGAGAAATTTCTTGAAGAAGTTGACAAAAAATTT CCAAAAAGGAGGTCACTCGAACTTGTTTGA
- the LOC103714753 gene encoding TBC1 domain family member 22B-like isoform X2, with translation MKNPREEEKKKKEKGSSNATSNLESRFNQTLRSVQELLLGSSFPGKVSLTRKSEPSSELTSPVRQQNFERSYSENDMGQSKRANNSSEEELQSSGNRIKSAEFQKLKITMTNSESKLSDALRSASGARAVDSARITKFTKALSGSSVILDSRGRLLTRKRLEYVDCASQYYDIPETERSDDEINMLRQIAVDCPRTVPDVTFFQQEQVQKSLERILYTWAIRHPASGYVQGINDLVTPFLMVFLSEHLDGGMESWSVSDLSPQKISNVEADCYWCLSKLLDSMQDHYTFAQPGIQRLIFKLKELVHRIDERVSRHMEEEGLEFLQFAFRWLNCLLIREIPFHLVTRLWDTYLAEGDALPDFLVYICASLLLTWSDELLKLDFQEMVMFLQHLPTQNWTHHELEMVLSRAYMWHVMFNNSPRHLAS, from the exons ATGAAGAAcccaagagaggaggagaagaagaagaaggagaagggaagcaGCAATGCGACCTCCAATCTCGAGTCGAGGTTCAATCAGACCCTCAGAAGCGTCCAGGA GCTACTATTAGGCAGCAGCTTTCCTGGTAAAGTTTCGCTGACCCGCAAATCTGAGCCCTCGAGCGAGTTGACCTCACCTGTACGCCAACAAAACTTTGAGAGAAGTTACTCTGAAAATGATATGGGCCAAAGTAAAAGGGCAAATAATTCTTCTGAG GAAGAGCTTCAGAGTTCCGGGAACAGGATAAAAAGTGCAGAATTTCAAAAGTTGAAAATAACTATGACAAACAGTGAGAGTAAATTGTCAGATGCCCTGAGATCTGCTTCTGGAGCTAGAGCTGTAGATTCTGCAAGAATTACAAAGTTCACAAAAGCACTGTCTGGATCATCTGTCATATTAG ATAGTCGCGGGAGACTTTTGACGAGGAAACGACTTGAATATGTCGATTGTGCTTCACAGTATTATGATATTCCTGAAACTGAACGTTCAGATGATGAGATCAATATGCTTCGCCAG ATTGCTGTTGATTGCCCAAGGACTGTACCTGATGTCACCTTTTTCCAGCAAGAGCAAGTTCAGAAATCCTTGGAGCGCATTCTTTATACATG GGCCATTCGTCATCCAGCAAGTGGATATGTTCAAGGAATTAATGATCTTGTTACACCATTTCTTATGGTGTTCTTGTCAGAACATCTAGATGGTGGCATGGAGAGTTGGTCTGTTTCGGATCTCTCACCTCAGAAAATCTCTAATGTGGAAGCTGACTGCTATTGGTGTCTCTCCAAATTGCTTGATAGTATGCAAGACCATTACACATTTGCTCAACCAGGAATTCAGCGCCTTATTTTCAAACTGAAAGAGCTAGTTCACCGGATTGATG AACGAGTTTCAAGGCACATGGAGGAGGAAGGGCTGGAGTTTCTTCAGTTTGCTTTTCGCTGGTTGAACTGTCTCCTTATACGTGAG ATCCCATTCCACCTAGTTACACGTTTATGGGATACTTATCTTGCGGAAGGAGATGCACTGCCAGATTTTCTTGTGTATATATGTGCTAGCCTTTTGTTGACG TGGTCAGATGAGCTCCTAAAGCTTGATTTCCAGGAGATGGTCATGTTCCTCCAACATCTTCCAACGCAGAATTGGACCCACCATGAGCTGGAAATGGTTCTATCAAGAGCATACATGTGGCACGTGATGTTCAACAACTCTCCTAGACACCTTGCAAGCTAG
- the LOC103714722 gene encoding probable membrane-associated 30 kDa protein, chloroplastic gives MAMKASISGLSLASPSSSMASPLPRVLVSRRLLGTSFLNGGVGALKAKGVQTSNIKRVKCHKHGALGAQMNLFDRLARVVKSYANSILSSLEDPEKILEQAVLEMNDDLTKMRQATAQVIASQRRLENKYKAAQQQSDDWYRRAQLALAKGDEDLAREALKRRKSYADNASSLKAQLDQQKSVVDNLVSNTRLLESKMQEARSKKDTLKARAQSAKTATKVSEMLGNVNTSSALSAFEKMEDKVMAMESQAEAVGQLTSDDLEGKFALLENSSVDDDLANLKRELSGSSPKGELPSGRTVSSSSTGLPFKDMEIEKELNELRRQAKEY, from the exons ATGGCGATGAAGGCTTCCATCAGTGGGTTGAGCTTAGCTTCACCTTCGTCTTCTATGGCTTCTCCTTTGCCGAGGGTTCTCGTCTCTAGACGACTGCTCGGGACCTCATTTCTTAATGGTGGAG TGGGAGCATTGAAAGCCAAGGGAGTACAAACATCCaatatcaaaagagtaaaatgTCATAAACACGGTGCCCTTGGTGCGCAGATGAATTTATTTGATCGGCTAGCTAGGGTAGTCAAG TCATATGCAAATTCAATCTTGAGTTCCTTGGAGGATCCAGAAAAGATTTTGGAACAAGCTGTGCTGGAAATGAATGATGACTTGACAAAGATGCGCCAGGCCACAGCCCAG GTTATAGCATCTCAGAGAAGGCTGGAAAACAAATACAAAGCTGCACAGCAACAATCTGATGATTG GTATCGTCGGGCACAGCTTGCTCTTGCGAAAGGAGATGAGGATCTTGCCCGTGAGGCTCTCAAGAGGCGTAAATCTTATGCT GATAATGCAAGCTCTTTAAAAGCTCAGCTTGATCAACAGAAGAGTGTGGTTGACAATCTTGTATCCAATACTCGG CTTTTAGAGAGCAAGATGCAGGAGGCCAGGTCAAAGAAAGATACTTTGAAGGCTCGTGCACAGTCAGCAAA GACTGCAACAAAAGTGAGTGAAATGTTAGGAAATGTCAATACAAGTAGTGCTCTTTCAGCATTTGAAAAGATGGAGGACAAAG TTATGGCTATGGAGTCCCAAGCAGAGGCTGTTGGCCAATTAACCAGTGATGATCTAGAAGGAAAg TTTGCATTGCTTGAGAACTCGTCAGTGGATGATGATCTTGCAAACTTAAAAAGGGAACTATCAGGGAGCTCACCG AAAGGGGAGCTCCCTTCTGGTAGAACTGTTAGCAGCTCAAGCACGGGATTGCCTTTCAAAGACATGGAAATTGAGAAGGAACTTAATGAGTTAAGAAGACAGGCCAAGGAGTACTAa
- the LOC103714753 gene encoding TBC1 domain family member 22B-like isoform X3, protein MGQSKRANNSSEEELQSSGNRIKSAEFQKLKITMTNSESKLSDALRSASGARAVDSARITKFTKALSGSSVILEKLRELAWNGVPPDMRPSIWRLLLGYASPNPDSRGRLLTRKRLEYVDCASQYYDIPETERSDDEINMLRQIAVDCPRTVPDVTFFQQEQVQKSLERILYTWAIRHPASGYVQGINDLVTPFLMVFLSEHLDGGMESWSVSDLSPQKISNVEADCYWCLSKLLDSMQDHYTFAQPGIQRLIFKLKELVHRIDERVSRHMEEEGLEFLQFAFRWLNCLLIREIPFHLVTRLWDTYLAEGDALPDFLVYICASLLLTWSDELLKLDFQEMVMFLQHLPTQNWTHHELEMVLSRAYMWHVMFNNSPRHLAS, encoded by the exons ATGGGCCAAAGTAAAAGGGCAAATAATTCTTCTGAG GAAGAGCTTCAGAGTTCCGGGAACAGGATAAAAAGTGCAGAATTTCAAAAGTTGAAAATAACTATGACAAACAGTGAGAGTAAATTGTCAGATGCCCTGAGATCTGCTTCTGGAGCTAGAGCTGTAGATTCTGCAAGAATTACAAAGTTCACAAAAGCACTGTCTGGATCATCTGTCATATTAG AAAAATTGCGTGAATTAGCTTGGAATGGCGTACCACCAGATATGCGTCCTAGCATATGGAGGCTTCTATTG GGATATGCATCACCTAATCCAGATAGTCGCGGGAGACTTTTGACGAGGAAACGACTTGAATATGTCGATTGTGCTTCACAGTATTATGATATTCCTGAAACTGAACGTTCAGATGATGAGATCAATATGCTTCGCCAG ATTGCTGTTGATTGCCCAAGGACTGTACCTGATGTCACCTTTTTCCAGCAAGAGCAAGTTCAGAAATCCTTGGAGCGCATTCTTTATACATG GGCCATTCGTCATCCAGCAAGTGGATATGTTCAAGGAATTAATGATCTTGTTACACCATTTCTTATGGTGTTCTTGTCAGAACATCTAGATGGTGGCATGGAGAGTTGGTCTGTTTCGGATCTCTCACCTCAGAAAATCTCTAATGTGGAAGCTGACTGCTATTGGTGTCTCTCCAAATTGCTTGATAGTATGCAAGACCATTACACATTTGCTCAACCAGGAATTCAGCGCCTTATTTTCAAACTGAAAGAGCTAGTTCACCGGATTGATG AACGAGTTTCAAGGCACATGGAGGAGGAAGGGCTGGAGTTTCTTCAGTTTGCTTTTCGCTGGTTGAACTGTCTCCTTATACGTGAG ATCCCATTCCACCTAGTTACACGTTTATGGGATACTTATCTTGCGGAAGGAGATGCACTGCCAGATTTTCTTGTGTATATATGTGCTAGCCTTTTGTTGACG TGGTCAGATGAGCTCCTAAAGCTTGATTTCCAGGAGATGGTCATGTTCCTCCAACATCTTCCAACGCAGAATTGGACCCACCATGAGCTGGAAATGGTTCTATCAAGAGCATACATGTGGCACGTGATGTTCAACAACTCTCCTAGACACCTTGCAAGCTAG
- the LOC103714745 gene encoding pentatricopeptide repeat-containing protein At1g62350-like isoform X1, producing MGSLGLRFPSPSLRIFSPKKPKAPLSGIIRCGLRGGPRKPLWRGRVLSTEAIHAVHALKLAKSSPKPKPSSSPNTKPNNRMEEVFRDKLGRLLKADQIAVLAELRRQNEWEMALQVFAFIRKEVWYKPDLSLYSDMIFMVGKNKLIEIAEQLFSELKKEGLQPDTRTYTEMIGAFLQVGMVEKAMDMYKLMKESGCNPDKLTLTILIRNLEKAGEKDLASAVRKECAEYMDFPEKFLEEVDKKFHFSISLLQPKRRSLELV from the exons ATGGGTTCCCTCGGGCTCCGcttcccctctccatctctccgaaTTTTTTCTCCTAAAAAGCCGAAGGCGCCGCTTTCTGGGATAATCCGATGCGGGCTGAGAGGCGGGCCGAGGAAGCCGCTGTGGCGGGGGCGGGTGCTGTCCACGGAGGCCATCCACGCCGTCCATGCCCTCAAGCTCGCCAAATCCTCGCCAAAACCCAAACCCTCCTCCTCGCCCAATACCAAACCTAATAATAGAATGGAGGAGGTCTTCCGCGATAAGCTCGGCCGGCTCCTGAAGGCGGACCAAATCGCCGTGCTCGCCGAGCTCCGCCGCCAGAACGAATGGGAGATGGCCCTCCAG GTGTTTGCATTTATTCGAAAGGAGGTGTGGTATAAACCAGATCTATCTCTCTACAGTGATATGATTTTCATGGTGGGAAAGAACAAGCTGATTGAAATTGCTGAGCAGCTTTTTTCTGAATTAAAGAAAGAGGGCTTGCAACCTGATACCAGGACCTATACTGAAATGATAGGAGCCTTTCTGCAAGTTGGTATGGTGGAGAAGGCAATGGATATGTACAAGTTGATGAAGGAGTCAGGCTGCAATCCAGATAAGTTGACCTTAACCATTTTAATCAGGAATCTTGAAAAAGCTGGAGAGAAAGATCTTGCCTCTGCTGTAAGGAAGGAATGTGCGGAGTATATGGACTTCCCGGAGAAATTTCTTGAAGAAGTTGACAAAAAATTT CATTTTTCTATTTCCCTTCTGCAGCCAAAAAGGAGGTCACTCGAACTTGTTTGA
- the LOC103714753 gene encoding GTPase-activating protein GYP1-like isoform X1 encodes MKNPREEEKKKKEKGSSNATSNLESRFNQTLRSVQELLLGSSFPGKVSLTRKSEPSSELTSPVRQQNFERSYSENDMGQSKRANNSSEEELQSSGNRIKSAEFQKLKITMTNSESKLSDALRSASGARAVDSARITKFTKALSGSSVILEKLRELAWNGVPPDMRPSIWRLLLGYASPNPDSRGRLLTRKRLEYVDCASQYYDIPETERSDDEINMLRQIAVDCPRTVPDVTFFQQEQVQKSLERILYTWAIRHPASGYVQGINDLVTPFLMVFLSEHLDGGMESWSVSDLSPQKISNVEADCYWCLSKLLDSMQDHYTFAQPGIQRLIFKLKELVHRIDERVSRHMEEEGLEFLQFAFRWLNCLLIREIPFHLVTRLWDTYLAEGDALPDFLVYICASLLLTWSDELLKLDFQEMVMFLQHLPTQNWTHHELEMVLSRAYMWHVMFNNSPRHLAS; translated from the exons ATGAAGAAcccaagagaggaggagaagaagaagaaggagaagggaagcaGCAATGCGACCTCCAATCTCGAGTCGAGGTTCAATCAGACCCTCAGAAGCGTCCAGGA GCTACTATTAGGCAGCAGCTTTCCTGGTAAAGTTTCGCTGACCCGCAAATCTGAGCCCTCGAGCGAGTTGACCTCACCTGTACGCCAACAAAACTTTGAGAGAAGTTACTCTGAAAATGATATGGGCCAAAGTAAAAGGGCAAATAATTCTTCTGAG GAAGAGCTTCAGAGTTCCGGGAACAGGATAAAAAGTGCAGAATTTCAAAAGTTGAAAATAACTATGACAAACAGTGAGAGTAAATTGTCAGATGCCCTGAGATCTGCTTCTGGAGCTAGAGCTGTAGATTCTGCAAGAATTACAAAGTTCACAAAAGCACTGTCTGGATCATCTGTCATATTAG AAAAATTGCGTGAATTAGCTTGGAATGGCGTACCACCAGATATGCGTCCTAGCATATGGAGGCTTCTATTG GGATATGCATCACCTAATCCAGATAGTCGCGGGAGACTTTTGACGAGGAAACGACTTGAATATGTCGATTGTGCTTCACAGTATTATGATATTCCTGAAACTGAACGTTCAGATGATGAGATCAATATGCTTCGCCAG ATTGCTGTTGATTGCCCAAGGACTGTACCTGATGTCACCTTTTTCCAGCAAGAGCAAGTTCAGAAATCCTTGGAGCGCATTCTTTATACATG GGCCATTCGTCATCCAGCAAGTGGATATGTTCAAGGAATTAATGATCTTGTTACACCATTTCTTATGGTGTTCTTGTCAGAACATCTAGATGGTGGCATGGAGAGTTGGTCTGTTTCGGATCTCTCACCTCAGAAAATCTCTAATGTGGAAGCTGACTGCTATTGGTGTCTCTCCAAATTGCTTGATAGTATGCAAGACCATTACACATTTGCTCAACCAGGAATTCAGCGCCTTATTTTCAAACTGAAAGAGCTAGTTCACCGGATTGATG AACGAGTTTCAAGGCACATGGAGGAGGAAGGGCTGGAGTTTCTTCAGTTTGCTTTTCGCTGGTTGAACTGTCTCCTTATACGTGAG ATCCCATTCCACCTAGTTACACGTTTATGGGATACTTATCTTGCGGAAGGAGATGCACTGCCAGATTTTCTTGTGTATATATGTGCTAGCCTTTTGTTGACG TGGTCAGATGAGCTCCTAAAGCTTGATTTCCAGGAGATGGTCATGTTCCTCCAACATCTTCCAACGCAGAATTGGACCCACCATGAGCTGGAAATGGTTCTATCAAGAGCATACATGTGGCACGTGATGTTCAACAACTCTCCTAGACACCTTGCAAGCTAG
- the LOC103714734 gene encoding uncharacterized protein LOC103714734 produces MGLNVSKRVEKSLRSSPEFDAACESVYDRCIADAQHAFPGVRPYQLAGAAARLHPALSASLPLVRRWVPSPPGQAQVDAALRRVDPEAEALGSAEFRDFAAELFKDAILAGAGAAVLRRVPIGVAGIAGVGMVTHAGAEVVGRVMGVYAVGVVAAVFLSLS; encoded by the coding sequence ATGGGGCTCAACGTATCGAAGCGAGTGGAGAAATCGCTCCGTTCCTCGCCTGAGTTCGACGCCGCCTGCGAGTCCGTCTACGACCGCTGCATCGCCGACGCCCAGCACGCCTTCCCCGGCGTCCGCCCCTACCAGCTCGCTGGCGCCGCCGCTCGCCTCCACCCCGCGCTCTCCGCCTCCCTCCCCCTCGTCAGGCGGTGGGTCCCCTCGCCCCCCGGACAGGCCCAGGTCGACGCGGCGCTCCGGCGGGTCGACCCGGAAGCGGAGGCCCTGGGCTCGGCGGAGTTCCGGGACTTCGCGGCGGAGCTCTTCAAGGACGCCATCCTGGCCGGCGCCGGCGCGGCGGTCCTCCGGAGGGTCCCGATCGGTGTCGCGGGGATCGCCGGCGTCGGGATGGTGACGCACGCGGGGGCGGAGGTCGTCGGGAGGGTGATGGGGGTTTACGCCGTCGGAGTCGTCGCCGCCGTTTTTCTCAGCTTGTCTTAA
- the LOC103715978 gene encoding protein TIC 20-II, chloroplastic, whose translation MATFSLLRFSPLSPLQTLPKSRPLLPSPTVHIPLRLKSTAAIRSVPRSNTISASYRPAVPASDRLLAALAYSLPFLNSLHYARFLFARFPVAAAAAAPLFPLVAAYRALPYASFVAFFALYLGVVRNPAFDRFVRFNSMQAVVLDVLLALPVLVQRVVGVPSRGLGFRLLELGYDAIFIFSAACFFYSLANCILGRTPYLPLVAAAADRQL comes from the coding sequence ATGGCGACTTTTTCTCTCCTCCGCTTCTCCCCTCTTTCCCCTCTCCAAACCCTACCAAAATCTCGCCCCCTCCTCCCATCTCCCACCGTCCATATCCCCCTCCGCCTCAAATCGACGGCCGCGATCCGCTCCGTCCCGAGATCGAACACCATCTCGGCGTCGTACCGACCGGCAGTCCCGGCGTCGGACCGACTCCTCGCCGCCCTGGCCTACTCCCTCCCTTTCCTCAACTCCCTCCACTACGCCCGATTCCTCTTCGCCCGCTTCCcggtcgccgccgccgccgctgccccgCTGTTCCCCCTCGTCGCCGCCTACCGCGCCCTCCCCTACGCCAGCTTCGTCGCCTTCTTCGCCCTCTACCTCGGCGTCGTCCGCAACCCGGCCTTCGACCGCTTCGTCCGGTTCAACTCCATGCAGGCCGTCGTCCTCGACGTCCTCCTCGCGCTGCCGGTGCTCGTCCAGCGGGTCGTCGGTGTGCCGTCGAGGGGCCTCGGCTTCCGCCTCCTCGAGCTCGGCTACGACGCCATCTTCATCTTCTCCGCTGCCTGCTTCTTTTACAGTCTCGCGAATTGCATCCTGGGGAGGACGCCGTATCTGCCGCTCGTCGCCGCGGCGGCCGACCGGCAGCTTTGA